A single genomic interval of Salvelinus namaycush isolate Seneca chromosome 41, SaNama_1.0, whole genome shotgun sequence harbors:
- the LOC120034289 gene encoding neurexophilin-1, which yields MGLKSLPSSPQASQLALGQEDDSPSHKSSSADGSSSKTVGLLGSQTPLSPLSRWMLQSKSRAANATSLELPYRSPIPFSKQEFWEMLGSDLMKPDTSSSSRVKRRPIVKTGKFKKMFGWGDFYSNIKTVRLNLLITGKIVDHGNGTFSVYFRHNSTGQGNISVSLVPPVKAVEFDLERQSVVYPKDSKIFNCRVDYEKVDRSKRTSLCNYDPSKTCFQEQTQSHVSWICSKPFKVICIYISFYSTDYRLVQKVCPDYNYHNEMPYLPSG from the coding sequence CTGGCCCTCGGTCAAGAAGATGACTCTCCAAGCCACAAGAGCTCCTCAGCAGACGGGTCGTCCTCTAAGACGGTGGGTCTCCTGGGGAGTCAGACTCCCCTTTCCCCCCTGAGTCGCTGGATGCTCCAGAGTAAAAGTCGGGCAGCCAATGCCACCTCCCTGGAGCTGCCCTACCGCTCACCCATTCCCTTCTCCAAGCAGGAGTTCTGGGAGATGCTGGGTAGTGACCTGATGAAGCCagacacctcctcttcctcccgcgTCAAACGCCGGCCCATCGTCAAGACGGGCAAGTTCAAGAAGATGTTTGGCTGGGGAGACTTTTACTCTAACATCAAGACGGTGCGTCTCAACCTGCTGATTACCGGCAAGATCGTAGACCATGGCAACGGAACGTTCAGCGTCTACTTCCGCCACAACTCCACGGGCCAGGGCAACATCTCAGTCAGCCTGGTGCCGCCGGTCAAGGCGGTGGAGTTTGACCTGGAGCGCCAGAGCGTGGTCTACCCCAAAGACTCTAAGATCTTCAACTGCCGCGTGGACTATGAGAAGGTGGACCGCAGCAAGCGCACGTCGCTGTGCAACTACGACCCGTCCAAGACCTGCTTCCAGGAGCAGACACAGAGCCATGTCTCCTGGATCTGTTCCAAGCCCTTCAAGGTCATCTGTATCTACATCTCCTTCTACAGTACAGACTACCGCCTGGTCCAGAAGGTCTGCccggactacaactaccacaacGAGATGCCCTACCTGCCCTCTGGTTAG